A region from the Arachis ipaensis cultivar K30076 chromosome B01, Araip1.1, whole genome shotgun sequence genome encodes:
- the LOC107639492 gene encoding pathogenesis-related protein 2-like, producing the protein MAVFTFEDEITSTLPPAKLYNAMKDADSLTPKIIDDVKSVEIVEGNGGPGTIKKLTIVEDGETKFILHKVEAIDEANYAYNYSVVGGVALPPTAEKITFETKLVEGPNGGSIGKLSVKFHSKGEAKPEEEDMKKGKAKGEALFKAIEGYVLANPAQY; encoded by the exons ATGGCCGTCTTCACTTTCGAGGATGAAATCACCTCCACCCTTCCCCCCGCCAAGCTTTACAATGCTATGAAGGATGCCGACTCCCTCACCCCTAAGATTATTGATGACGTCAAGAGTGTTGAAATCGTCGAGGGAAACGGTGGTCCTGGAACCATCAAGAAACTCACCATTGTCGAGG ATGGAGAAACCAAGTTTATCTTGCACAAAGTGGAGGCAATAGATGAGGCTAACTATGCATACAACTACAGCGTGGTTGGAGGAGTGGCTCTGCCTCCCACGGCGGAGAAGATAACATTTGAGACAAAGCTGGTAGAAGGACCCAACGGAGGATCCATCGGGAAACTGAGTGTGAAGTTCCACTCGAAAGGAGAAGCGAAGCCAGAGGAGGAAGACATGAAGAAGGGTAAGGCCAAGGGTGAAGCTCTCTTTAAGGCAATTGAGGGTTACGTCTTGGCCAACCCTGCTCAATATTAG